The Populus alba chromosome 4, ASM523922v2, whole genome shotgun sequence genome contains a region encoding:
- the LOC118038891 gene encoding homoserine kinase codes for MAICFLSPLKAITPTTSLTTSLNPKKPNILRCNFSLPIITTTEPEPVFTSVRSFAPATVANLGPGFDFLGCAVDGLGDFVSLRVDPSVHPGELSISDISGTKNLSKNPLNNCAGIAAIATMKMLNIRSVGLSLSLEKGLPLGSGLGSSAASAAAAAVAVNELFGRKLEVKDLVLAGLESEAKVSGYHADNIAPAIMGGFVLIRSYDPLELMSLQFPVEKDLIFVLVSPDFEAPTKKMRAALPAEIGMSHHVWNCSQAGALVASVLQGDLVGLGKALSSDKIVEPKRAPLIPGMVGVKKAALEAGAFGCTISGAGPTAVAVVDSEDRGVEVGERMVEAFWKEGNLKAVAMVKRLDRVGARLVGSVPR; via the coding sequence ATGGCAATctgttttctttctcctttgaAAGCCATAACCCCAACAACTTCCTTGACAACAAGCCTTaatcctaaaaaaccaaacatccTTCGCTGTAACTTTTCTCTGCCCATCATCACAACCACCGAACCTGAACCCGTTTTCACCTCCGTTAGATCCTTCGCACCTGCCACCGTCGCCAATCTTGGCCCTGGCTTCGATTTCCTCGGATGCGCCGTTGATGGCCTCGGCGACTTCGTCTCTCTCCGTGTCGACCCCTCGGTCCACCCCGGCGAGCTCTCCATCTCCGATATTTCAGGCACGAAAAATCTCTCCAAAAACCCTCTCAACAACTGTGCTGGCATCGCCGCCATTGCGACCATGAAGATGCTCAACATTCGCTCTGTGGGTCTCTCTCTTTCCCTTGAAAAGGGCCTTCCTTTAGGATCCGGACTCGGATCCAGCGCTGCCAGTGCTGCTGCGGCTGCTGTGGCGGTGAATGAGCTGTTTGGAAGGAAATTGGAGGTGAAAGATCTGGTATTGGCTGGATTGGAATCTGAAGCTAAAGTTTCAGGTTACCATGCTGATAATATAGCACCAGCAATAATgggtggttttgttttgattagaAGTTATGATCCATTAGAGTTAATGAGTTTACAATTCCCCGTTGAAAAAGACTTGATCTTTGTGCTTGTTAGTCCTGATTTTGAAGCCCCAACTAAGAAAATGAGGGCTGCATTGCCTGCTGAAATAGGGATGTCACACCACGTGTGGAATTGTAGTCAAGCTGGGGCTCTGGTGGCTTCAGTGCTGCAAGGGGATTTGGTGGGGTTAGGGAAGGCACTGTCAAGTGACAAAATTGTGGAGCCTAAAAGGGCCCCTCTGATTCCTGGCATGGTAGGGGTTAAGAAGGCGGCTCTGGAGGCAGGGGCTTTTGGATGTACCATTAGTGGGGCAGGACCGACAGCGGTGGCAGTGGTGGATAGTGAGGATAGAGGGGTGGAAGTTGGGGAGAGAATGGTGGAGGCTTTTTGGAAAGAAGGGAATTTGAAGGCTGTTGCTATGGTTAAGAGGCTGGATAGAGTTGGTGCTAGACTAGTTGGTAGTGTTCCTAGATGA